The Thermoplasma acidophilum DSM 1728 genome includes a window with the following:
- a CDS encoding HoxN/HupN/NixA family nickel/cobalt transporter, translated as MQLPSENAKNYVLLYGLLAIFTVLLFYILTVLTKSIGNREINSPFVTGTFLSLGILSYFFGVRHGFDADHLAAIDNATRKLMQEGKKSRYTGLMFSLGHSTVVILLSLMLMVSIRITENAMPKLEQIGTIVGTLVSGLFLFLLGTMNLFVLIELRKAYEASIRDAISDGDLEDILSKRGFMNRYLGKLFRIIKSQYYMYPIGFLFGLGFDTASETTLLAISAATAGVFNTIPIYSLLVFPFLFTAGMVLTDSSDGFFMNSAYGWAFTGNPRKKLWFNLTMTSISITIAYVIGSLETLGLVQQEFDLSGSIWHSIYIITDLAWGNVGLIIVAIFALSWIISYTRYIRMKEMAVYEQRPS; from the coding sequence ATGCAACTACCATCAGAAAATGCAAAGAACTATGTGCTATTATATGGATTACTTGCGATTTTCACAGTATTGTTGTTTTACATCCTCACGGTACTTACGAAGAGTATAGGGAATCGCGAAATAAATTCGCCATTCGTAACTGGAACCTTTTTATCGCTGGGCATCCTTTCTTATTTCTTTGGGGTTAGACATGGATTTGACGCGGATCATCTAGCGGCAATAGACAACGCCACTCGAAAGCTCATGCAGGAAGGTAAGAAATCAAGATACACAGGCCTTATGTTCTCTCTCGGGCATTCAACCGTTGTGATACTTCTCTCATTGATGCTGATGGTTTCCATCAGGATAACAGAAAACGCAATGCCAAAACTTGAGCAGATAGGAACTATCGTTGGAACGCTGGTAAGCGGTTTGTTCTTATTCCTCCTCGGTACGATGAATCTATTCGTGCTTATTGAACTGAGAAAAGCCTATGAAGCCAGTATTCGTGATGCCATAAGTGATGGGGATCTTGAAGATATATTATCCAAACGCGGATTTATGAACAGATATCTAGGAAAACTCTTCAGGATCATAAAAAGTCAGTATTATATGTATCCAATAGGTTTTCTATTTGGTCTCGGGTTTGATACGGCCTCAGAAACAACTCTTCTAGCTATTTCGGCAGCAACAGCTGGTGTTTTCAACACCATTCCAATATATAGCCTTCTCGTTTTCCCATTTCTCTTCACAGCCGGTATGGTACTAACAGATTCAAGCGATGGCTTCTTTATGAATAGCGCTTACGGTTGGGCTTTCACTGGCAACCCGAGAAAGAAACTGTGGTTCAATCTTACCATGACTTCCATATCCATAACAATCGCGTATGTAATAGGGAGTCTGGAAACCCTCGGGCTTGTTCAGCAGGAATTTGATTTGAGCGGCTCAATCTGGCATTCAATTTATATAATAACCGATCTTGCATGGGGCAATGTCGGGCTTATAATTGTAGCGATCTTCGCGCTTTCTTGGATAATCTCTTATACTAGATACATAAGAATGAAGGAGATGGCGGTTTACGAACAGAGACCATCATGA
- a CDS encoding sulfurtransferase TusA family protein codes for MDVKPDRVIDARGSYCPGPLMELIKAYKQAKVGEVISVYSTDAGTKKDAPAWIQKSGQELVGVFDRNGYYEIVMKKVK; via the coding sequence ATGGATGTGAAACCGGATCGTGTGATAGATGCAAGGGGCAGCTACTGCCCGGGACCGCTTATGGAGCTCATAAAGGCGTACAAGCAGGCAAAAGTCGGAGAGGTAATATCCGTGTACTCCACGGATGCAGGAACAAAGAAGGACGCGCCTGCATGGATACAGAAGTCAGGACAGGAGCTCGTGGGCGTGTTCGACAGGAACGGATACTACGAGATAGTGATGAAGAAGGTAAAATAA
- a CDS encoding DsrE/DsrF/DrsH-like family protein: MSKTMSIVLASGTIDKIAAAGVITSGAVANGVDVNIFVTFWALMKFRKHDDTVNKLSYDGSEISSFVMKKMAEKHIQSGIEMIRNAKEVGNVHVYGCALMADVMDIKKDDLDPIIEDIIGVGEFVSMTEESYTTIFI; this comes from the coding sequence ATGTCAAAGACCATGTCGATTGTTCTGGCCTCCGGAACAATAGATAAGATAGCCGCTGCTGGCGTCATAACATCCGGTGCTGTTGCGAACGGCGTTGACGTCAACATCTTCGTTACGTTCTGGGCGCTCATGAAGTTCAGGAAGCATGACGATACGGTCAACAAGCTGAGCTACGATGGATCGGAGATAAGCAGCTTCGTCATGAAGAAGATGGCTGAGAAGCACATACAGAGCGGCATAGAGATGATCAGGAACGCAAAGGAGGTTGGCAACGTTCATGTGTACGGCTGTGCGCTCATGGCAGACGTCATGGACATAAAGAAGGATGACCTAGATCCCATCATCGAGGACATCATCGGCGTCGGCGAGTTCGTCTCCATGACGGAGGAATCGTACACAACCATATTCATATGA
- a CDS encoding DUF981 family protein has product MSAEFIDSLAVMLLALGMTTAIGGMYFLFSALGNEKRIEGLLMPAVGVGLFDFMSGFVMSFTWPLPSSYNMLFGDPLLMAGLLLMISAIAYYKHYDISSVSILLFFLGIYVIIEAVGIVNYHLESGDNLLAAMGLYIVDGIAAILSPIMYIDQKKGKIAYMIEAAILIIGTLIALFIGYTAIYGHLLDFIKYFP; this is encoded by the coding sequence ATGAGTGCCGAATTCATAGACTCATTGGCCGTTATGCTACTTGCGCTTGGTATGACAACCGCCATTGGCGGGATGTATTTCCTTTTCTCTGCCCTTGGCAATGAGAAGAGGATAGAGGGATTGCTGATGCCGGCTGTGGGCGTAGGTTTATTTGATTTCATGAGTGGGTTTGTGATGTCGTTCACATGGCCACTGCCGTCGAGCTATAATATGCTGTTTGGAGATCCACTCCTGATGGCAGGCCTCCTACTGATGATATCTGCCATTGCCTATTACAAGCATTACGACATATCCTCTGTCTCGATACTTCTGTTCTTCCTGGGTATATATGTAATAATAGAGGCAGTTGGTATCGTGAACTACCATCTGGAATCCGGAGACAACCTCCTTGCAGCCATGGGCCTGTACATCGTGGATGGAATAGCGGCTATTCTCTCTCCGATAATGTACATCGACCAAAAGAAGGGCAAGATAGCTTACATGATAGAAGCCGCGATACTGATAATAGGTACTCTAATAGCTCTGTTCATAGGATATACGGCAATATATGGCCATCTGCTGGACTTCATAAAATATTTCCCATAA
- a CDS encoding ArsR/SmtB family transcription factor produces the protein MLGSNSDYYDEYRRLIWWLFFGTRGGSMRLRIVEYLNEKPSNLNQISLYLGINYRTSEHHVRILEENGVLVSRGDKYGKIYYISPAFVDKLEIINKFKEKK, from the coding sequence ATGTTGGGTTCGAATTCCGATTATTATGATGAATACAGGCGTCTTATCTGGTGGTTATTCTTCGGAACGAGAGGGGGATCTATGCGGCTTCGAATAGTTGAATATTTAAATGAGAAGCCATCTAATTTGAATCAAATTAGCCTTTATTTGGGAATAAATTACAGGACCTCCGAACACCATGTGCGTATACTGGAGGAAAATGGGGTGCTTGTCTCTAGGGGAGATAAATATGGGAAGATTTATTATATAAGCCCTGCTTTTGTTGATAAATTAGAAATTATAAATAAATTTAAAGAGAAAAAATGA
- a CDS encoding ATP-binding protein: MLDDIDEKIDKATKLLQGGIKEESLGHKDKAKEYYFAAYRLMLEAANASPPDLKKKRLDQCNIILSAYQRVNENRTAPAEEKTSDRISEGEALLEEIGLEKPEIPKVTFEDVAGLDDVKNEILGKIVYPMKFKELSQEYNIQFGGGMLLYGPPGTGKTFIVKAIANEVRARFINVNPASLYSQWFGMFEKNISKLFRAAALLSPSIIFFDEIDALVPKRDTSNSDAAKRGVAQLLNEVGGINSQKNKNLFIIAATNNPWEIDEAMLRPGRFDIKIYVPPPDIIARKKIFELNMAKVKQAGNIDYNLLAQQTEGYSGADIEFICKKASQNVFMEAVKSGKQRQVETRDLLDVIGSIKPSIDADLLSKYREFAGF; the protein is encoded by the coding sequence GTGTTGGATGACATCGACGAGAAGATAGATAAAGCGACTAAGCTGCTTCAGGGAGGAATAAAGGAAGAATCCCTAGGCCACAAAGACAAGGCAAAGGAGTATTACTTCGCCGCTTACAGACTGATGCTGGAAGCCGCCAACGCGTCCCCCCCAGATCTCAAAAAGAAAAGACTGGATCAGTGCAACATCATTCTAAGTGCCTACCAGCGCGTCAATGAAAACAGAACCGCACCAGCTGAAGAGAAGACCAGCGACAGGATATCTGAGGGAGAGGCCCTGCTTGAAGAAATAGGCCTAGAGAAGCCAGAGATACCGAAGGTAACGTTTGAGGATGTTGCTGGGCTTGATGACGTTAAAAACGAGATCCTCGGGAAGATCGTGTATCCGATGAAATTCAAGGAGCTGTCCCAGGAATACAATATTCAATTTGGAGGAGGCATGCTGTTGTACGGCCCTCCGGGCACAGGAAAAACCTTCATAGTAAAGGCCATAGCCAATGAGGTCAGGGCGAGGTTCATCAATGTAAACCCGGCCAGCCTCTACAGCCAGTGGTTCGGTATGTTCGAGAAAAACATATCGAAGCTTTTCCGGGCTGCGGCTTTGCTCTCTCCTTCAATAATATTCTTCGATGAAATAGATGCCCTTGTGCCGAAACGTGATACCTCAAACTCAGATGCGGCAAAACGGGGCGTTGCGCAACTGCTGAATGAGGTCGGCGGCATAAATTCACAGAAGAACAAGAATCTGTTCATCATAGCCGCAACGAACAATCCCTGGGAGATAGATGAAGCTATGCTGAGGCCTGGCCGATTCGATATCAAAATATACGTGCCGCCCCCGGACATTATAGCCAGAAAGAAGATCTTTGAGCTGAACATGGCCAAGGTTAAGCAGGCTGGCAATATTGATTACAATTTGCTTGCCCAGCAGACTGAGGGGTACAGCGGTGCAGACATAGAATTCATATGCAAGAAGGCCAGCCAGAACGTATTCATGGAAGCCGTTAAATCCGGAAAACAGAGGCAGGTGGAGACCAGGGATCTCCTCGACGTGATCGGTAGCATAAAACCGTCAATCGATGCCGATCTGCTCTCGAAATACAGGGAATTCGCTGGATTCTAA
- a CDS encoding AAA-associated domain-containing protein: protein MTEVVDPNARIADLVGLLYVMNNIFEGKTDLYRLEKEMEVDIDDLMPIVYTASNLGFVSAESGDIVITDKGKEYVRSGIRRRKEIIRESLKNIEPFKTALKLRHFDLEQLMESLNNEGIQTFNSPSGNHDLEVILIEWGVYSGLLKKDDEGFSVV, encoded by the coding sequence ATGACTGAAGTCGTTGACCCCAACGCGAGAATTGCCGATCTCGTTGGATTATTGTATGTTATGAATAATATATTTGAAGGTAAGACCGATCTTTACAGGCTTGAAAAGGAGATGGAAGTGGACATTGACGACCTGATGCCGATAGTTTACACGGCTTCCAATCTGGGTTTCGTGTCTGCTGAATCAGGCGACATAGTCATTACCGATAAGGGGAAGGAATATGTCCGTTCAGGCATAAGGAGGAGAAAGGAGATAATCAGAGAATCGCTGAAGAACATCGAACCATTCAAGACGGCATTGAAGCTGCGGCACTTCGATCTGGAACAGCTTATGGAATCACTGAACAATGAAGGTATACAGACTTTCAATTCGCCATCCGGCAATCATGATCTGGAGGTCATACTGATCGAGTGGGGTGTCTATTCGGGGCTCCTGAAAAAGGATGATGAGGGCTTTTCTGTCGTATAG
- a CDS encoding ABC transporter permease subunit has product MNEILLITLAALATAGRVLGLILISIVTGWFLAYAAIKGKIFENIYISIIEVFESVPVISFFPIVLIIFVTRIGGPLGVEMAADFLVFTAVVWNIWMGEYQAFKTVPREMLEVAENYQMSFLTKMRRIFIPFSYPRIAANLFPSVSDGFFYITVSEVFSVGIHTYQTFGIGTVLDSLAASGQIRLIYVALGILAAVIIVIIIGLREFSRYAVSKYTVDTDAPIIRRGRLNVKQTTRLLSVVARNPLSRLAGYYRSRTLSRPPEVFEKHEKRKEKISRYISVAIGVIILGLILYSAVTLIVSVPHSEWGRLFNLTPKIMLYLLYDYLRVGVILAISFVISIFLGYYLAMHSRAEGIGVPIIQTLSAYPPPIYFPFIFAASFAFIHGVFGPFTDEVYVLSLGFVSTFYYIFYSFWMGVKALPAEYFEVMKNLNMGYFSRMRSIILPGTFPYLISGISSTINSAWGGLMIGEYWPDIVSGHSLEVHFGLMKFIDVETNAGNIALAGWGSFIFGIVVAVYSILFTRRMMDLARKRYVAEEGVFAA; this is encoded by the coding sequence CAGCACTCGCCACGGCAGGTCGCGTTTTAGGGCTGATACTCATCTCTATAGTAACCGGATGGTTTCTGGCCTATGCTGCCATAAAGGGCAAAATTTTCGAAAACATCTATATATCGATAATCGAGGTTTTCGAATCTGTGCCAGTGATCTCCTTCTTTCCAATAGTGCTGATCATATTTGTCACCAGGATAGGTGGCCCTCTTGGAGTTGAAATGGCCGCGGACTTCCTTGTTTTCACGGCCGTAGTGTGGAACATATGGATGGGCGAATACCAGGCGTTCAAGACAGTTCCGCGCGAGATGCTTGAAGTTGCTGAAAACTACCAGATGTCTTTTCTCACAAAGATGAGGAGGATATTCATACCATTCTCGTATCCCAGGATAGCGGCAAACCTTTTCCCAAGCGTATCAGACGGATTCTTCTATATAACGGTGAGTGAAGTTTTCAGCGTGGGGATACACACATACCAGACATTTGGCATAGGCACAGTTCTGGATTCCCTGGCCGCCAGCGGCCAGATCAGACTGATATATGTTGCCCTGGGCATACTGGCTGCCGTCATAATAGTGATCATAATAGGCCTGAGGGAGTTCAGCAGATATGCCGTGTCCAAGTACACAGTGGATACAGACGCGCCAATTATCAGAAGGGGCAGATTGAATGTAAAGCAGACAACCAGGCTTCTGTCAGTGGTTGCTAGAAACCCCCTGTCAAGGCTTGCAGGATATTACAGATCCAGAACGCTGTCAAGGCCTCCGGAGGTCTTCGAGAAGCACGAAAAGCGAAAGGAGAAGATAAGTCGATATATCAGCGTGGCCATTGGTGTGATCATACTTGGTCTCATACTCTACTCCGCGGTGACTCTCATAGTTTCGGTTCCGCACTCTGAATGGGGCAGGCTGTTCAATCTGACGCCAAAGATTATGCTGTATCTTCTATATGATTATCTGAGAGTGGGTGTGATTCTCGCCATATCATTTGTCATCTCAATATTCCTCGGATACTATCTGGCTATGCATTCTCGCGCTGAGGGGATAGGCGTCCCCATAATACAGACGCTGAGCGCTTATCCGCCTCCCATCTACTTTCCATTCATATTTGCGGCTAGCTTCGCATTTATACATGGCGTGTTTGGCCCATTTACGGACGAAGTGTATGTGCTTTCGCTCGGGTTTGTCAGTACATTCTACTACATATTTTACTCATTCTGGATGGGTGTCAAGGCACTGCCAGCTGAGTACTTCGAGGTCATGAAGAATCTCAATATGGGATACTTCTCCAGAATGCGAAGCATCATACTGCCTGGAACCTTTCCATATCTGATCTCCGGTATATCGTCCACGATCAACAGCGCATGGGGTGGGCTGATGATAGGAGAGTACTGGCCGGATATAGTCTCAGGGCACAGCCTGGAGGTGCACTTTGGATTGATGAAATTCATAGATGTGGAGACGAATGCAGGCAATATTGCGCTGGCAGGATGGGGATCATTCATCTTTGGGATTGTTGTTGCGGTTTACTCAATACTGTTCACGAGGAGGATGATGGATCTTGCAAGGAAAAGATACGTGGCGGAGGAGGGCGTATTTGCCGCGTGA